A region of Necator americanus strain Aroian chromosome I, whole genome shotgun sequence DNA encodes the following proteins:
- a CDS encoding hypothetical protein (NECATOR_CHRI.G3354.T1), producing the protein MSKSRLASLQAAATIPRLELSALPIGAKLTNFLKTQINTPIQKCYIWSDSKVALQWSKCEKSLPVFINNRVNTTRTNAPSDILRYVPSNLNAADIGSKGIAVKDLLHSE; encoded by the coding sequence ATGTCAAAATCAAGATTAGCCTCACTTCAAGCGGCAGCTACAATTCCTCGACTTGAACTTTCAGCACTACCCATAGGAGCAAAACTTACCAACTTCTTGAAAACTCAGATTAATACACCAATCCAGAAGTGCTACATATGGTCGGACAGCAAAGTCGCCCTGCAGTGGTCGAAATGCGAGAAATCACTTCCAGTATTCATCAACAACCGAGTGAACACTACACGAACAAACGCTCCATCGGACATATTACGCTACGTTCCCAGTAACCTGAACGCAGCAGACATAGGAAGCAAAGGAATAGCAGTAAAAGACCTTCTCCATTCCGAGTAA